The following are encoded together in the Anoplopoma fimbria isolate UVic2021 breed Golden Eagle Sablefish chromosome 9, Afim_UVic_2022, whole genome shotgun sequence genome:
- the rnf11a gene encoding RING finger protein 11a, giving the protein MGNCLFAQGADDLSLLNESEGGSLPGEPPPPYQERNQPVPVYHPNPGESRLAYQLTEEEQIRIAQRIGLIHHLPKGIFNRGSDPSDKKVKECVICMMDFEYSDPIRFLPCLHIYHVDCIDPWLMRSFTCPSCMEPVDAALLSSYETN; this is encoded by the exons ATGGGGAACTGCCTGTTCGCACAAGGAGCGGACGACCTGTCGCTGCTGAACGAGTCCGAGGGGGGCAGTCTGCCCGGGGAGCCGCCTCCACCCTACCAG GAGCGCAACCAGCCTGTGCCAGTGTACCATCCCAACCCGGGGGAGAGTCGCCTGGCTTACCAGCTGACCGAGGAGGAGCAGATCCGCATTGCCCAGCGAATCGGTCTCATCCATCATCTGCCCAAAGGCATCTTCAACCGGGGCTCCGACCCCTCTGACAAGAAAGTTAAAGA GTGTGTGATCTGCATGATGGATTTTGAGTACAGCGACCCCATTCGGTTCTTGCCCTGTCTTCACATCTACCACGTGGATTGCATTGACCCCTGGCTGATGCGCTCCTTCACCTGCCCCTCCTGCATGGAGCCGGTCGATGCAGCCCTGCTGTCTTCTTACGAAACCAACTGA
- the LOC129095622 gene encoding heme oxygenase-like translates to METEKKTQTTAELMTDRDLSEQIKKVTKESHVRAENTEIMLSFQKGQVTLPQYKLLLSSLYEIYNALEEQMDRNSSHPAVAPIYFPAELARLEAIEKDLEYFYGQDWREKIVVPAATKRYSHRLRQIGKENPEFLVAHAYTRYLGDLSGGQVLGRIAQKSMGLRGSEGLSFFAFPGVSSPNRFKQLYRSRMNSVELTEEQRNGVLEEAVRAFELNIQVFDDLQKMLLSVPENKLQTSSTHSTPVKVLQIPGAILQSSPLLRTLLGLFVALATVSIGIYAF, encoded by the exons atggagacagagaagaagactCAGACCACAGCAGAGCTGATGACTGACAG GGATCTGTCAGAACAAATCAAAAAGGTGACAAAGGAGAGTCACGTCAgggcagaaaacacagaaattatGCTGAGCTTCCAGAAGGGACAAGTCACCCTGCCGCAGTATAAg ctcctcctgtcCTCGCTGTATGAAATCTACAATGCCTTGGAGGAACAGATGGACAGGAACTCCAGCCACCCTGCCGTCGCTCCCATTTACTTCCCGGCTGAACTGGCCAGACTGGAGGCCATCGAGAAAGACCTGGAATACTTCTATGGCCAGGACTGGAGAGAGAAGATCGTTGTCCCGGCTGCCACTAAGAGATACTCCCACAGACTCAGACAG atCGGTAAAGAAAACCCTGAATTCCTGGTTGCCCATGCCTACACTCGTTACCTAGGTGACCTGTCTGGAGGCCAGGTCCTGGGTCGAATCGCCCAGAAGTCCATGGGGCTGAGGGGCAGCGAGGGTCTGTCGTTCTTTGCCTTCCCTGGTGTGTCCAGCCCCAACCGGTTCAAGCAGCTGTATCGCAGCCGGATGAACAGCGTGGAGCTCACGGAGGAGCAGAGGAACGGCGTGCTGGAGGAGGCTGTCAGGGCGTTCGAGTTAAACATTCAG GTCTTTGATGATTTGCAGAAGATGCTGCTGAGTGTCCCTGAAAACAAGCTGCAGACGTCTTCCACACACTCCACACCAGTGAAGGTACTCCAGATCCCCGGAGCCATCCTCCAATCATCTCCGCTGCTCAGGACGCTGCTGGGACTTTTTGTGGCTCTGGCCACAGTCAGTATAGGAATCTacgctttttaa
- the LOC129096165 gene encoding actin nucleation-promoting factor WASL-like, producing the protein MERPPPPPPPPKSCVKQPRSISPPPPAQHAAIPYSPGVTLPVQETSPPPQTEHDAQDAPAAPQPQVQNGPPSPPPSEGQEDRLSDGKEDKSPQQETAPEQQMTEQQKDEEANQTDQAGEDH; encoded by the exons ATG GAAaggcctccacctccacctccacctcctaaATCCTGTGTAAAACAGCCTCGTAGTATAAGTCCTCCGCCGCCAGCTCAGCATGCTGCAATACCGTATTCTCCTGGTGTCACCTTACCGGTCCAAGAGACAAGTCCTCCACCACAGACTGAACATGATGCACAG GATGCACCAGCTGCACCACAGCCCCAAGTTCAAAATGGACCCCCGTCTCCACCTCCTTCAGAGGGACAAGAAGACCGTCTGTCTGATGGTAAAGAGGATAAATCTCCACAGCAGGAAACTGCCCCTGAACAGCAG aTGACCGAGCAGCAAAAAGATGAAGAAGCCAATCAGACGGACCAGGCCGGGGAGGACCATTGA